The genomic region TGACTTCAATCTCTGGACTTATTTCCTTGATATAGGTAGAAACCCCAGCAATGAGACCACCGCCACCAACAGGGACCAAAACAGCATCAAAATCAATCGATTCTTTTCGAGCTTCTTCTAAAATCTCATAAGCAACTGTCCCTTGACCAGCTTGAACATGGGCATCATCAAAGGGATCAATAAAGGTACGATTTTCAGAGACTGTAAATTCTTGAGCTGCTTTGGCTGAGGCATCAAAAGTATCTCCAACTAATTTAATAGTCACGAAGTCCCCACCAAAAAAGCGAACTTGACCAATCTTTTGTTGCGGAGTAGTAATTGGCATGAAAATAGTTGCAGGAATCTTCATTTCATTGCAAGTATAGGCAACTCCCTGCGCATGATTCCCCGCAGAAGCGCAGACTACCCCACGCTCACGTTCTTCCTTGCTGAGCTGGGAAATGGCATAATAGGCACCACGAATTTTAAAAGAGCGAACACGTTGGGCATTTTCTTTTTTCAAATAAATCTTAGCACCATACTTCTCCGATAAATAATGGTCGTAATCCAGTGGGGTATTCACAACCACACCATTCAAGACCTTGTGAGCCTTGATTATATCTTTTGAACTTAACATCATTTTCTCCTAGACTATCTCATACTATCACAATCCATCCTCTTAAAAAAGAGATGAATTGATTATAAAAGCGAGTTAGTCCCCCAACTCGCCTTCACCTTAATTTCTATCAATTAGTTATAGATTTTGAATGCATCATCGTCGTTTTTACCAACGAATGGCATTGCTTTACGCAATTCTGCACCAACTTTTTCAATTTCAAGGTTAGCTGCTTGTTCACGGTAAGCAGTCAATTTTGGACGTCCAGCTTTATAGTCATTTACAAAGTCATTTGCAAATTTACCATTTTGGATATCTGCCAAGACAGCCTTCATATTTTCTTTTACTTGTTCAGTGATTACACGTGGACCTGATACATAGTCACCGTATTCAGCAGTGTTTGAAATAGATTGACGCATTTTCTTGAATCCACCTTCGTAGATCAAGTCAACGATCAATTTCATTTCGTGAAGAACTTCAAAGTAAGCCAATTCTGGGGCGTAGCCTGCTTCTGTCAAGACTTCGAAACCAGCTTCGATAAGGGCAGTCAAACCACCGCAAAGTACAGCTTGTTCACCAAACAAATCTTCTTCAGTTTCTTCTTTGTAAGTTGTTTCAAGAAGACCTACACGAGCTGCTCCAACACCTTTACACCAGTCCATAGCAATGTTTTTCGCATTTCCTGTTGCATCTTGGTAAACTGCATAAAGAGCTGGAACACCAAATCCTTCTTCATAAGTACGACGTACCAAGTGTCCTGGTCCTTTAGGAGCACACATGAAGACATCTACATCTGCAGGAACTTTGATAAATTCAAAGTGGATGTTGAAACCATGGGCAAACCCAACTGCATTTCCAGCTTCCAAGTTTGGAGCGATTTCTGCTTCGTACAATTCTTGTTGGATTTCGTCTGGTGCCAAAATCATGATAACGTCAGCCAATTTAGTTGCTTCTGCTACTGTGTAAGTGTCAAATCCATCTTCTTTTGCTTTGTCAAAAGATTTACCTGGACGTACACCGATGATGACATCGCGACCTGAGTCACGCAAGTTTTGAGCATGCGCATGTCCTTGTGAACCATAACCGATAACGGCGATTTTTTTACCGTCAAGTGCTGCTACTTTAACATCTTTTTCGTATTCCATTTGAACTGCCATAGTTTTTCTCTCTTTTCTATTATTTATTGCCTTTTAGGCTGGTTTAACAAATTTAAGTTGGATTGTTAATCGCGGGTAAATCCAGTTGCACCCGTACGAGCGATATTGCGAATACCGTATGGTCGAATGACTCGCAATAGAGCTTCGCTCTTTTCAGCATTTCCTGTCATTTGAATAGTAATCGAGCTTGGCGCTACGTCTACCACCGTTGCACGGAAAGGTTGAATAATTGCTAGAATCTCAGCTCGCTTCTCAGCTGGCGCTGACATCTTAACCAAAATCACCTCGCGCTCCAAGTGTGGTTTATCTGTAATATCTCTAATGCGAATCACATCAATTTGACGATTAAGCTGTTTGATAATTTGCTCCACCTCATCATGAGAAGCTACATCAATAATAATGGTGATACGCGATACATTCGGATCTTCTGTTGCTCCAACAGAGATACTTTCGATATTAACCTGACGACGAGACAGGACACCGGTAAAGCGATTGAGGACTCCTGATCGATTTTGTAGTTTTGCTGTTAACATTCTACGCATGGAACTTCACCCCCAACATCTCATGATTGCTCTTACCAGCTGGTACCATTGGTAACACCTGTTCCTTACGAGAAATATCTACCTCGATTAGCATCGGAACATCCTCAGTGATGACTTCAAGATCTTGAGCCAAGGTCTCAGGATTGTCAAATTTATAGTTTTTAATACCGTAAGCTTGTGCCATCAATTGGAAATCTGGAAGGGTATCAAAGACTGACTCTGATGTTCTACCTTCATAGAAGGATTCCTGCCACTGGCGGACCATTCCAAGTGAGTGGTTGTTCAGCATAACCACCTTGATTGGCACCTTGTAAATATTCAAAATAGCCAATTCTTGGTTGGTCATTTGGAAACCACCATCCCCAACGAACAAGACTACTTCCTTATCTGGGTTAGCAATTTTAGCACCGATTGCTGCTGGAATTCCAAATCCCATCGTTCCCAAACCACCTGAAGTCACTAACTGACGTTCATTTTGGTAAGGATAGTACTGAGCTGTCCACATTTGGTGTTGACCAACGTCTGTTACCACAATGGCATCACCATTCGTCAACTCACCGATGCGTTCAATAACGGCCTGAGGTTGAACCACACGTTCTTTCTTATCATAAGAACGAACACGGTTCTTGTCTTTAGTAACTTTCTCAATCCATTTCTCAGTATTGTTATGAACTGTCGGTTCTGCTAGCAACATTTGCAAGGCTTTCTTAGCATCTCCAACTACAGGAATATCCGCACTGATAATCTTGCCAATCTCAGCTGGGTCAATATCAATGTGAGCAACCTTAGCATTCTTAGCGAAGGTCTTAGGATTCCCCGTCAAGCGATCATCGAAACGACAACCAATACTAATCATAAAGTCCGCTTCCGTCATGGCAATATTAGCTGCGAATGACCCGTGCATGCCTCCCATTCCAAGGAAGAGTGGATGACTCGTTGCAATCGTTCCTTGTCCCAAAAGACTGGTTACCACCGGGATTTGATAGCGTTCTGCAAATTCATTTAATTCTGCAGCTGCTTCAGCATAACTAATCCCCCCACCAGCTAACAAGACTGGTTTTTTAGCCTTGGACAATTGCTTCAAAATTTTCTTGATTTGCATATCATTCGG from Streptococcus mitis NCTC 12261 harbors:
- the ilvC gene encoding ketol-acid reductoisomerase, producing MAVQMEYEKDVKVAALDGKKIAVIGYGSQGHAHAQNLRDSGRDVIIGVRPGKSFDKAKEDGFDTYTVAEATKLADVIMILAPDEIQQELYEAEIAPNLEAGNAVGFAHGFNIHFEFIKVPADVDVFMCAPKGPGHLVRRTYEEGFGVPALYAVYQDATGNAKNIAMDWCKGVGAARVGLLETTYKEETEEDLFGEQAVLCGGLTALIEAGFEVLTEAGYAPELAYFEVLHEMKLIVDLIYEGGFKKMRQSISNTAEYGDYVSGPRVITEQVKENMKAVLADIQNGKFANDFVNDYKAGRPKLTAYREQAANLEIEKVGAELRKAMPFVGKNDDDAFKIYN
- the ilvN gene encoding acetolactate synthase small subunit, which gives rise to MRRMLTAKLQNRSGVLNRFTGVLSRRQVNIESISVGATEDPNVSRITIIIDVASHDEVEQIIKQLNRQIDVIRIRDITDKPHLEREVILVKMSAPAEKRAEILAIIQPFRATVVDVAPSSITIQMTGNAEKSEALLRVIRPYGIRNIARTGATGFTRD
- a CDS encoding acetolactate synthase large subunit; translation: MEKISLESPKTGSDLVLETLRDLGIDTIFGYPGGAVLPLYDAIYNFKGIRHILGRHEQGCLHEAEGYAKSTGKLGVAVVTSGPGATNAITGIADAMSDSVPLLVFTGQVARAGIGKDAFQEADIVGITMPITKYNYQVRETADIPRIITEAVHIATTGRPGPVVIDLPKDVSALETDFIYSPEVNLPSYQPTLEPNDMQIKKILKQLSKAKKPVLLAGGGISYAEAAAELNEFAERYQIPVVTSLLGQGTIATSHPLFLGMGGMHGSFAANIAMTEADFMISIGCRFDDRLTGNPKTFAKNAKVAHIDIDPAEIGKIISADIPVVGDAKKALQMLLAEPTVHNNTEKWIEKVTKDKNRVRSYDKKERVVQPQAVIERIGELTNGDAIVVTDVGQHQMWTAQYYPYQNERQLVTSGGLGTMGFGIPAAIGAKIANPDKEVVLFVGDGGFQMTNQELAILNIYKVPIKVVMLNNHSLGMVRQWQESFYEGRTSESVFDTLPDFQLMAQAYGIKNYKFDNPETLAQDLEVITEDVPMLIEVDISRKEQVLPMVPAGKSNHEMLGVKFHA